One window from the genome of Thermaerobacter marianensis DSM 12885 encodes:
- a CDS encoding IS110 family transposase codes for MLRVGIDQASQHHDVCLASAGQAPSYLRVPNDADGLEELLAAIRRREPDPAQVHVAIEGSGQGLFVAALLATGFQVYPVNPKAVDRYRDRLSPAGSKDDRRDALVLAEILRTDRHRLQPLRLESDTLRQLRVVYSHHQTLVEERTRLLNQLIACLRTYYPRALELFADLGRPVAWTFLRTFPTPAHFARARRSRIEKLLRQHRYPGVAAKTAELLELARKPQLPADPATVALWARRMLFLVDQLEAVGRELEACHQQLEALVQAHPDGDLFRSVKGIGTVLAAGVITVFGEDRQAVPSVRPVQCRSGTAPVTVRSGKTVRVRFRRACNKQARNTLQLLAQQLVLHHAWAREIYQAHRDRGRHYHEALRIVAHHALRVLFAMWRDRQPYDPTRFEAARRQRQEPKAA; via the coding sequence ATGTTGCGCGTCGGAATCGACCAGGCCAGCCAACATCACGACGTCTGCCTGGCGTCCGCGGGGCAGGCACCTTCCTACCTCCGGGTCCCCAACGATGCGGACGGGCTTGAGGAATTGCTCGCCGCGATCCGGCGTCGGGAACCGGACCCGGCGCAGGTGCACGTCGCCATCGAAGGCTCGGGACAGGGGCTCTTCGTGGCGGCGCTCCTCGCCACAGGCTTTCAGGTCTATCCCGTCAATCCCAAGGCGGTGGACCGCTACCGGGACCGCCTCTCGCCGGCCGGCAGCAAGGACGACCGCCGCGATGCCCTGGTCCTGGCCGAGATCCTCCGCACGGATCGCCATCGCCTTCAGCCCCTGCGCCTGGAGAGCGACACCCTGCGCCAGCTCCGGGTGGTCTACAGCCACCACCAGACCCTGGTGGAGGAACGCACCCGGCTCCTCAATCAGCTCATCGCCTGCCTGCGCACGTACTACCCGCGGGCCCTGGAGCTGTTTGCCGACCTGGGCCGGCCCGTGGCCTGGACCTTTTTGCGCACTTTTCCGACCCCCGCTCACTTCGCCCGCGCCCGCCGGTCCCGGATCGAGAAGCTGTTGCGCCAGCATCGGTACCCCGGCGTGGCCGCCAAGACTGCCGAACTGCTCGAGCTCGCGCGCAAGCCCCAGCTCCCGGCCGATCCGGCCACCGTAGCTCTTTGGGCTCGCCGCATGCTCTTTCTGGTGGATCAGCTCGAAGCCGTCGGCCGCGAGCTCGAGGCCTGTCACCAGCAGTTGGAGGCTTTGGTGCAGGCGCATCCGGACGGGGATTTGTTTCGATCCGTGAAAGGCATTGGCACGGTCCTGGCCGCCGGCGTGATCACCGTCTTCGGGGAGGACCGCCAGGCGGTCCCCAGCGTCCGCCCCGTCCAATGCCGCTCGGGAACGGCCCCGGTCACGGTCCGCAGCGGTAAGACCGTCCGGGTGCGTTTCCGCCGTGCTTGCAACAAACAAGCCCGGAATACGCTGCAGCTACTGGCGCAGCAGCTCGTCCTGCACCATGCCTGGGCCCGAGAGATTTACCAGGCCCACCGCGACCGAGGGCGTCACTACCATGAAGCCTTACGCATCGTGGCCCACCACGCCCTTCGGGTTCTGTTTGCGATGTGGCGGGATCGTCAGCCCTACGACCCCACCCGGTTCGAGGCGGCTCGTCGCCAGCGCCAGGAGCCGAAAGCCGCGTAG
- a CDS encoding AMP-binding enzyme yields the protein MIALPDPKWIEAVTAVVVLKAGARATEEELIAHARQHLAPFKVPKRVIFVDDLPRNASGKILKRELRARFAGATGT from the coding sequence GTGATCGCCCTGCCCGACCCCAAGTGGATCGAGGCGGTGACGGCGGTGGTAGTGCTCAAGGCGGGGGCCCGGGCCACCGAGGAGGAGCTGATCGCCCACGCCCGCCAACACCTGGCTCCCTTCAAGGTGCCCAAGCGGGTCATCTTCGTCGACGACCTGCCCCGCAACGCCTCGGGCAAGATCCTCAAGCGCGAGCTGCGGGCGCGTTTTGCCGGTGCGACGGGAACGTGA
- a CDS encoding AMP-binding protein translates to MRLAADEPARSSPPPGSGGGAAGAASPAGDESLRRAMDRALRNTIGDALRRAARKHRDRIALHFGDRRWTYAELDAAATRLARWLKGRGLEPGDRVAALGRNSDTYVLLFLACARAGFVHVPINFMLTGRELLYIVNQSGSRALFFDAQLEPAVAEVRDQAVAEIYGTMESLLDAVRTPSAGSGTATAAVGDETDGGAFDGVREDQVVQLLYTSGTTAAPKGAMMTHRALMAEYLSCIVELDIQRHDRCLHALPLYHSAQMHVFLMPQLLVGATGWILSAPVPEVCLPLIARERITSMFAPPTVWINFLRHPDFDRHDLSSLKKLYYGASIMPVPVLQELRRRLPGVEVYNCYGQSEIAPLATVLRPEEHDARPASAGRPVLHVETRVVNPEMRDVPPGQLGEIVHRSPQLGGLLGQARGDGGGLPRRLVPLGGPGLHGRRGLPLRGGPHQGRDQHRRRPGGQPGGGGGPLHPPRRGRWR, encoded by the coding sequence ATGCGCCTGGCTGCGGACGAACCGGCCCGTTCCAGCCCGCCCCCAGGATCCGGCGGCGGGGCGGCCGGTGCGGCTTCCCCCGCGGGCGACGAATCCCTCCGCCGCGCCATGGACCGGGCGCTGCGCAACACCATCGGCGACGCCCTGCGCCGTGCCGCCCGCAAGCACCGGGACCGCATCGCCCTGCACTTCGGCGACCGGCGCTGGACCTATGCCGAGCTGGACGCCGCCGCGACCCGCCTCGCCCGGTGGCTCAAGGGCCGGGGCCTCGAGCCCGGCGACCGGGTGGCGGCGCTGGGCCGCAACTCGGACACCTACGTGCTGCTGTTCCTGGCCTGCGCTCGCGCCGGGTTCGTCCACGTGCCGATCAACTTCATGCTGACGGGGCGGGAGCTCCTCTACATCGTGAACCAGTCGGGCAGCCGCGCCCTGTTCTTCGACGCCCAGCTGGAGCCGGCCGTGGCCGAGGTGCGGGACCAGGCGGTGGCCGAGATCTACGGGACCATGGAGTCGCTGCTGGACGCGGTGCGGACCCCCAGTGCGGGGAGCGGAACCGCCACGGCCGCCGTAGGGGACGAAACGGACGGCGGCGCCTTCGACGGCGTCCGCGAGGACCAGGTGGTCCAGTTGCTCTACACCTCGGGCACCACCGCCGCCCCCAAGGGGGCCATGATGACCCACCGCGCCCTGATGGCGGAGTACCTGAGCTGCATCGTGGAGCTGGACATCCAGCGCCACGACCGCTGCCTGCACGCCCTGCCCCTGTACCACTCGGCCCAGATGCACGTGTTCCTCATGCCCCAGCTGCTGGTGGGGGCGACGGGCTGGATCCTCTCCGCGCCGGTGCCGGAGGTCTGCCTGCCCCTGATCGCCCGGGAGCGGATCACGTCCATGTTCGCCCCGCCCACGGTGTGGATCAACTTCCTCCGCCACCCGGACTTCGACCGCCACGACCTCTCCAGCCTCAAGAAGCTGTACTACGGGGCCTCCATCATGCCGGTGCCGGTGCTGCAGGAGCTGCGCCGGCGGTTACCGGGGGTGGAGGTGTACAACTGCTACGGCCAGAGCGAGATCGCGCCCCTGGCCACCGTACTGCGCCCGGAGGAGCACGACGCCCGGCCGGCGTCGGCGGGCCGCCCGGTGCTGCACGTGGAGACGCGGGTGGTCAACCCCGAGATGCGGGACGTGCCCCCCGGCCAGCTGGGGGAGATCGTCCACCGCTCGCCCCAGCTGGGTGGGCTACTGGGACAAGCCCGAGGAGACGGAGGAGGCCTTCCGCGGCGGCTGGTTCCACTCGGGGGACCTGGGCTACATGGACGAAGAGGGCTACCTCTACGTGGTGGACCGCATCAAGGACGTGATCAACACCGGCGGCGTCCTGGTGGCCAGCCGGGAGGTGGAGGAGGCCCTCTACACCCACCCCGCCGTGGGAGGTGGCGGTGA
- a CDS encoding long-chain fatty acid--CoA ligase, translating into MMDFPLTLLTIFRRAEALFGHREIVTRLPDKSFHRYTYRDFTQRARRLAVALQELGVGRGDRVATLMWNQYQHLEAYFGIPAAGAVLHTLNLRLHPSELAYIVQHAGDKVLIVDRTLLPLYQQFKDHVQLEHVIVVGGSVPAAAGPDGGTLLDYEELLAAADPSRYREPDLDEREAAAMCYTSGTTGRPKGVLYSHRALVLHSLGTALPDGVGIGEADCCLPVVPMFHANAWGMPFTATMVGAKQVFPGPHLDPVSLLEDFAQERVTVTAGVPTIWLGILQELDKNPGRWDLSSLRAMLIGGSAAPKGMIRGFQERHGLRVVHGWGMTETSPVGTISRLPADLAGAPADVQYEVRAKQGRPLPLVEIRARNEQGIVPWDGQTMGELEIRGPWIAAAYYNAPEAADRWTDDGWLRTGDIVTIDPRGFVEIKDRDKDLVKSGGEWISSVALENELMAHPAVAEAAVIAVHHPKWQERPLAVVVLKEGHTATKEELIEFLRPKFAKWWLPDDVVFVPEIPRTSTGKFLKAALRERFRDHLVAGG; encoded by the coding sequence ATGATGGACTTCCCCCTGACGCTGCTCACCATCTTCCGGCGGGCGGAGGCCCTCTTCGGCCACCGGGAGATCGTCACCCGCCTGCCCGACAAGTCCTTCCACCGCTACACCTACCGGGACTTCACCCAGCGGGCCCGCCGCCTGGCGGTGGCGTTGCAGGAGCTGGGCGTCGGGCGCGGCGACCGGGTCGCCACCCTGATGTGGAACCAGTACCAGCACCTGGAGGCCTACTTCGGCATCCCCGCCGCCGGCGCCGTGCTGCACACCCTCAACCTGCGGCTCCACCCGTCGGAGCTGGCCTACATCGTCCAGCACGCCGGGGACAAGGTGCTGATCGTCGACCGCACCTTGCTGCCGCTCTACCAGCAGTTCAAGGACCACGTGCAGCTGGAGCACGTGATCGTCGTGGGCGGCAGCGTGCCGGCCGCCGCCGGCCCCGACGGCGGCACCCTCCTCGACTACGAGGAGCTGCTCGCCGCCGCCGATCCGTCCCGCTACCGGGAGCCCGACCTGGACGAACGGGAAGCCGCGGCCATGTGCTACACCTCGGGCACCACGGGCCGGCCCAAGGGCGTGCTCTACTCCCACCGCGCCCTGGTCCTCCACTCCCTGGGCACCGCCCTGCCCGACGGCGTGGGCATCGGCGAGGCCGACTGCTGCCTGCCCGTGGTCCCCATGTTCCACGCCAACGCCTGGGGGATGCCCTTCACCGCCACCATGGTGGGGGCCAAGCAGGTCTTCCCCGGCCCGCACCTGGACCCCGTCAGCCTGCTGGAGGACTTCGCCCAGGAGCGCGTCACCGTGACGGCCGGCGTGCCCACCATCTGGCTGGGCATCCTACAGGAACTGGACAAGAACCCAGGCCGCTGGGATCTCTCCAGCCTGCGGGCCATGCTGATCGGCGGCTCGGCCGCCCCCAAGGGCATGATCCGCGGCTTCCAGGAGCGCCACGGACTGCGGGTGGTCCACGGCTGGGGCATGACGGAGACGTCCCCCGTGGGCACCATCTCCCGTCTTCCTGCCGACCTGGCCGGTGCCCCGGCGGATGTCCAGTACGAGGTGCGGGCCAAGCAGGGGCGGCCGCTACCCCTGGTGGAGATCCGGGCCCGCAACGAGCAGGGCATCGTGCCGTGGGACGGCCAGACCATGGGCGAGCTGGAGATCCGCGGTCCCTGGATCGCCGCCGCCTACTACAACGCCCCCGAGGCCGCCGACCGCTGGACGGACGACGGCTGGCTGCGAACCGGCGACATCGTCACCATCGACCCCCGGGGCTTCGTGGAGATCAAGGACCGGGATAAGGACCTGGTCAAATCCGGCGGCGAGTGGATCAGCTCCGTCGCCTTGGAGAACGAGCTCATGGCCCACCCTGCCGTGGCCGAGGCCGCCGTCATCGCGGTCCACCACCCCAAGTGGCAGGAACGCCCCCTGGCGGTGGTCGTGCTGAAGGAGGGCCACACGGCCACCAAGGAGGAGCTCATCGAGTTCCTGCGGCCCAAGTTCGCCAAGTGGTGGCTGCCCGACGACGTGGTCTTCGTGCCCGAGATCCCCCGCACGTCCACGGGCAAGTTTCTCAAGGCGGCCCTGCGGGAGCGGTTCCGGGACCACCTGGTGGCAGGTGGCTGA
- a CDS encoding CoA transferase produces MAAALALLLARERERDADRERRWEQERVPTRPQGDGADGGATPSPRYVEVSLAEAAHALAAPLRHGLTAPGGLLGGGLPLYRCYPARDGWVAVAALEPHFARRLLDELGPPGPGLPPGVEERLAAVFRRRPAAEWEAWARQRDLPLAAVRTGPGSGPAPAGRRRLTAPAPCLRREEVTRPDRRGNQPAGRSATPMSHTPGPAPALGIRGRPPREEDPSCCRDS; encoded by the coding sequence GTGGCGGCCGCCCTGGCGCTGCTGCTGGCCCGGGAACGGGAGCGGGACGCGGACCGGGAACGGCGCTGGGAGCAGGAGCGGGTCCCGACCCGGCCCCAAGGCGACGGAGCCGACGGCGGCGCCACCCCCTCCCCGCGCTACGTCGAGGTCAGCCTGGCCGAGGCCGCCCACGCCCTGGCCGCCCCCCTCCGGCACGGCCTGACGGCCCCCGGCGGGCTGCTGGGCGGCGGCCTGCCCCTGTACCGTTGCTATCCCGCCCGGGACGGCTGGGTGGCGGTGGCCGCCCTGGAACCGCACTTCGCCCGGCGTCTTCTCGATGAACTCGGCCCGCCCGGCCCCGGCCTGCCGCCCGGCGTGGAAGAGCGCTTGGCGGCGGTCTTCCGCCGGCGCCCGGCCGCCGAGTGGGAGGCCTGGGCCCGCCAGCGGGACCTGCCCCTCGCGGCCGTCCGCACGGGGCCCGGGTCCGGGCCGGCGCCGGCCGGCCGCCGCCGGCTGACGGCCCCGGCCCCATGCCTTCGGCGAGAGGAGGTGACCCGGCCGGACCGGCGAGGGAACCAGCCTGCAGGACGTTCCGCGACGCCGATGAGCCACACCCCGGGGCCGGCCCCGGCGCTGGGGATCCGGGGCCGCCCCCCGCGAGAGGAGGACCCATCGTGCTGCAGGGACTCATGA
- a CDS encoding alpha/beta hydrolase, translating to MHRSLYPPFQAVEYRHRSRVLEGNPWDDPVERSLWVLVPPDGLPAGPVPCIWVLSGFGGTGPRLLNYDPWEENLPERLGRLYAEGRIGPAVFALPDCFTFLGGSQYLNSPAVGRYEDYLVQELVPLVEQHYRVRAHGVVGKSSGGYGAFIQAARHPELFRACACHSGDMAFEYCYLPDFPKFLRHLDQLGGLDAYLEAYRQMRARGQGPGGPWHASLNVLAMAACYSPDPEAPYGIALPVDLETGALRPEVWERWLALDPVRLAPRVAGALQSLRLLYVDCGRQDEFNLLWGARQLHRLLQQLGIPHVYEEFDGGHFGTAHRYDVSLPLLYRALAEA from the coding sequence GTGCACCGGTCCCTCTATCCGCCCTTCCAGGCCGTCGAGTACCGCCACCGCAGCCGCGTGCTGGAGGGCAACCCCTGGGACGACCCCGTGGAGCGCTCCCTGTGGGTGCTGGTTCCTCCCGACGGGCTGCCGGCGGGCCCCGTCCCCTGCATCTGGGTGCTCTCGGGCTTCGGCGGAACCGGCCCCCGCCTGCTCAACTACGACCCGTGGGAGGAGAACCTGCCCGAGCGGCTGGGCCGGCTCTACGCCGAGGGCCGGATCGGCCCGGCGGTCTTCGCCCTGCCCGACTGCTTCACCTTCCTGGGGGGCAGCCAGTACCTGAACTCGCCGGCCGTCGGTCGCTACGAGGACTACCTGGTCCAGGAGCTGGTGCCGCTGGTGGAGCAGCACTACCGCGTGCGGGCCCACGGGGTGGTGGGCAAGTCGTCGGGCGGGTACGGGGCCTTCATCCAGGCGGCCCGGCACCCCGAGCTCTTCCGGGCGTGCGCCTGCCACTCCGGCGACATGGCCTTCGAATACTGCTACCTTCCCGACTTCCCCAAGTTCCTGCGGCACCTGGACCAGCTGGGCGGCCTGGACGCGTACCTGGAGGCGTACCGGCAGATGCGGGCCCGCGGCCAGGGGCCGGGCGGGCCGTGGCACGCCTCGCTGAACGTGCTGGCCATGGCCGCCTGCTACTCGCCGGACCCCGAGGCGCCCTACGGCATCGCCCTGCCGGTGGACCTGGAGACCGGCGCCCTCCGCCCCGAGGTCTGGGAGCGCTGGCTGGCCCTCGATCCCGTTCGCCTGGCACCCCGGGTGGCCGGTGCGTTGCAGAGCCTGCGGTTGCTGTACGTGGACTGCGGCCGGCAGGACGAGTTCAACCTGCTCTGGGGAGCGCGCCAGCTCCACCGGCTGCTCCAGCAACTCGGCATCCCCCACGTCTACGAGGAGTTCGACGGCGGGCATTTCGGCACCGCCCACCGTTACGACGTCTCGCTGCCCTTGCTCTACCGGGCCCTGGCGGAGGCGTAA